The genomic window CTCGTCATGCGCCGGGTCGTCGAGGCGGCCGGTGAGCGCAGCGTGGACACCACCGACGGTGTCCGGGTCGTCGAGACCGACGGCCGTTGGGTGATGGTCCTTCCGGACCCGTCCGAGGCGGTCACCCATCTGTGGGCGGAAGGACCCGACGACGCGGCGACCCAGGCGCTTCTCGACGAGTGGGCGGCCGTCGTGGACAGCGCGGGCGACTGAGCAGGTGAACCACGGCCCGGAAGCCCCTGCGCGGCGGCTTCCGGGCCAATGGCGGGCGCATTCGGCGGCTGCCGCCATGACGTGCGACGATGTGCGGCATGTCGCAGCCGCCCCCCGATCGGAGTAGCGCAACGCCGCCTCCCCGTCCCGACGCGTCCATGTCGCTGCTGACCACGGTGATGGAGCACAGCCTCGACGAGGGATACGCCGAAGCCTCGGCACGCCGCAGTGCGGACGGCAGCGCCGGTATGCCGCGCACGCTCAAGGCGAAGCTCGGCCTCGGCGCGGGTCTGGTGCTCGCCGCCCTCGTGGTGACCCTCGGCGCCGCCGAGGCCCGCGTCGCGGCGCCTGTCCTGGCCAAGGAGCGCGAGGAGCTCATCGACCGCGTCAATGCCGAGACGTCCAAGGCGGACGCGCTCGAGAAGGACGTCGAGGCCCTGCGCGAGGACGTCGGCGAGCGGCAGCGCAAGGCCCTCGAGCAGCACGGCGGGGATCAGGGCGGGCTCGTGGCGCTGCTCTCCGGTGCGACCCCGGTCGAAGGGCCCGGCGTCAAGCTGGTCATCGACGACGCGGAGGACACCGACCAGGGGGGTGGTGGCCCGCGTGAGTCCACCGGCTTCGCCGACACGGGGCGGGTGCGCGACCGGGACATGCAGCGCGTCGTCAACGGCCTCTGGCAGTCCGGGGCGGAGGCCGTCGCCATCAACGGGCAAAGGCTGACCGCCCTGTCGGCCATCCGTGCCGCGGGCGACGCCATACTGGTCGACAACAGGCCGCTGGTGCCGCCGTACACGGTGCTCGCGGTGGGGGACGGGAAGAAGCTCGTCAGCACGTTCCGCGACAGCGCGGACGGCCTCTATCTGCAGGCGCTGCACGAGAGTTTCGACATCCGTACCAGTATCTCCGCCCAGGAGATGGTGCGTCTGCCTGCCGCGCCCAGCCTGATCGTACGTACAGCAGAGCCTCAGGCCGCAGACACGGGAAGTGGTGCGGCAGACTCAGGGAAGGGCACATCGTGATCGCCGTACTGGGCCTCGTCGTGGGAGTCGTGGTCGGACTGTTGGTCCGGCCCGAAGTGCCGGCGGTGGTCGAGCCGTATCTGCCGATCGCCGTCGTGGCAGCACTGGACGCCGTCTTCGGCGGCTTGCGGGCCATGCTCGACGGGATCTTCGTGGACAAGGTCTTCGTGGTGTCGTTCCTGTCGAACGTCGTGGTGGCGGCCCTCATCGTCTTCCTCGGCGACAAACTGGGCGTCGGCGCGCAGCTCTCCACCGGTGTGGTGGTCGTGCTCGGCATCCGTATCTTCTCCAACGCCGCGGCGATCCGCCGCCATGTCTTCCGGGCTTGAGGCCGATGAGCAGCGAACAGCACCCGAGCAGCGAGGAACCGCCCGGCGCGCTCCCGCCGGAGGCGCCCGAGCCTTCGCCGTCGGCGCCGTCGGCTCCGGCCGAGGGGGTCTCCGGCCGTCAGCGGCTGAGGGCGGGGCTCTGGCCGCCCAGAGTGAGCAGGGCCCAACTCATCGTCGCCCTCCTGCTGTTCGTCCTTGGCCTGGGTCTCGCGATCCAGGTCCGGTCGAACAGCGACAACAGCGCCCTGCGGGGCGCCCGCCAGGAGGACCTGGTCCGCATTCTCGACGAGCTCGACAACCGCACGCAGCGCCTGGAGGACGAGAAGCAGCGCCTCGACGACCAGCGCACGGAGCTGGAGAACAGCTCCGACCAGGCGGAGGAGGCGCGTAAGCAGACCCTCGAGAAGGAGCGCCAGCTCGGTATCCTGGCCGGTACGGTCGCGGCGCACGGCCCCGGGATCACGCTGACCATCAGCGACCCGAGCGGTGCGGTCGAGCCCGACATGCTTCTCGACACCATCCAGGAACTGCGCGCCGCGGGTGCCGAGGCCATCGAGATCAACGGTGTCCGGGTGGTCGCCAACACGTACTTCTCCGGTGACGGGGGAGACCTGAAGGTCGACGGCCGCAAGATCGAGGCTCCGTACGAGTTCAAGGTCATCGGCAAGCCGCAGGACCTCGAGCCCGCCCTCAACATCCCCGGCGGTGTGGTGCAGACGCTGGAGAAGGAGCAGGCCACGGCGGAGGTGGCCCGCGCCGAGGACATCGTCGTCGATGCCTTGCGTCCGGCGAAGCAGCCTGATTACGCTCGGTCGTCGTCCCGGTGAGGACGTGGTGCACAGTGGTGGAAGGACATGGGTACGAGGTTGCGGGGGGTCGGCGCAACGGATCGGTGGCCCGTGGTGGAAACTGTCGGGTGGACACGGACGTTGTGAAGATGTCCGGGTCGGCAGGTGTGTTCGTTCAGGGTTCGTCCTGCCCCACGGGCGGGTCTATTTCGGTCAAGGGGAAACGCCCGTGAAGTTGTTTGCGAAGTTGTTCGGAAAGAGCGCCCGCGAGGACAGCGGCAGTGCTGCCCGCCACCGCGCCCCGCGCCAGGGCCAGGGGGCCGAGGAGCAGGGCACGGAGCGCCCGCTCTTCCGCGATGAGATGCCGGGTTCCCCCGGCGGGTCCGGCGCGTCGTCCGGCGGCACCGCCGGTGCAGGACGCATAGGCTTCGGGGGCCCGTCAGCCGGCGGAGGGCTGGTCTGTCCGAGGTGCGGGCACGGCAATGCCGAGGCCGGCCGTTTCTGCTCCAACTGCGGTGCGCCGCTGAGGGGCGGGATTCCCGAGCGCGCCTCGGAGACGACGTCCACGATCTCGATCTCCGGCATCGAGGCGTACGAGGCCGAGGCGACGGGCCAGACGGTCCTTCCCTCGCTCTCGCCGGAGGCCCAGGCCGCGGTCGACGCCCTGCCCGCCGGATCCGCGCTCCTGGTGGTCCGGCGAGGCCCCAACTCGGGCAGCCGCTTCCTGCTGGACGGTGACCTGACGACGGCCGGCCGGCACCCGCAGGGTGACATCTTCCTGGACGACGTGACCGTGTCGCGGCGCCATGTGGAGTTCCACAGGAATCCGGACGGTAGTTTCACCGTGGGCGACGTCGGCAGCCTCAACGGCACCTACGTCAACCGTGAGCGCATCGATTCCGTCGCGCTGTCCAACGGCGACGAAGTCCAGATCGGGAAGTACCGACTGGTCTTCTACGCGAGCCAGCGCGGCGTGTGACCCTTCCCCGGACCCAGTCCGGGGGGACCCCCAGGAAGGTCCATGCTGCGAACACCGACAGGCGGTGCCGGTCACGGCACCGCCGCCGCGGTCGAGCGCGCGATGAGCATCGGCACGGTGCTCCTCCAGCTGCGCGACGAGTTCCCCGAAGTCACCATCTCCAAGATCCGCTTCCTGGAGGCGGAAGGGCTCGTCGAGCCGGAGCGGACACCATCGGGCTACCGGAAGTTCAGTTCCGCCGACGTCGAGCGGCTGGCCCAGGTCCTGCGGATGCAGCGGGACCACTATCTGCCGCTCAAGGTCATCCGGGAGCACCTGGACGCCCTGGAGCGCGGTGAGCAGGCCACTCTGCCCTCCGGCGCAGGCCCGGGTGAGCCCGGCGACCCTCCGTGGGACCAGGACGCCGGACGGGCCACCGCCTCCCGCGTCGGACGGCCCGAGCTCCTGGCGGCAGCCGAGATCAGCGAGGAGCAGCTCGTCGAGTGGGAGGCGTACGGCCTCGTCGTCCCGGCCGCGGGGGGCAGCTACGACGCCGAAGCGGTGACGGTCGCCAGGCTGGTGGCGGATCTGGGCCGTTTCGGCCTGGAACCCCGGCATCTGCGGGCCGTGAAGGCCGCGGCCGAGCGTGAGGCCGGTCTGGTCGAACAGGTGGTCGCGCCCTTGCGCCGGCACAGGAATCCGCAGACCAGGGCCCACGCGGAGGCCACCGCGAGGGAGCTCGCGGATCTCTCCGTCCGGCTCCACGCCGCGCTCGTGCAGACGGCCCTGAAAGCCGGGTTCCGCTGAGCCCGGAGGAGCCCGACTATCCAAACATGGCGAGCACGTCCTAGGGTTGCTGTGTGAACGAGCTCGACGTTGTGGGTGTCCGGGTGGAAATGCCCTCCAACCAACCGATCGTGCTCCTGCGTGAAGTGGGAGGCGACCGGTACCTCCCTATTTGGATCGGCCCTGGGGAAGCGACCGCGATCGCCTTCGCCCAGCAGGGCATGGCTCCGGCCAGGCCGCTGACCCATGATCTCTTCAAGGATGTGCTCGAGGCCGTCGGCCAGGAGCTCACCGAGGTCCGGATCACGGACCTGCGTGAAGGGGTCTTCTACGCGGAGCTTGTCTTTGCCAGCGGTGTCGAGGTGAGCGCGCGGCCTTCCGACGCCATAGCGCTCGCGCTGCGCACCGGCACGCCGATCTACGGCAGTGACGGTGTGCTGGACGACGCCGGCATCGCCATTCCCGACGAGCAGGAGGACGAGGTGGAGAAGTTCCGCGAGTTCCTCGACCAGATCTCGCCGGAGGACTTCGGTACCAACAGCCAGTGACCGTGCGACAGCGGCCGGAATCAGCGCATCCGACAAGCCGTTCCCGCGAATCAGTCACGGGAAACCACCCTCAGGGTGATTATCACTCGGCGTGCCGAGTGTGGCGATCGTTGACGCACCCCTGGTGACTGCCTACCTTCGAGATGGCAGGTCAAGGACGGAGGTCGGCGTGAGAAGCAGCGGCGACGGTACGGCTGAGGGTGGGCCGTACCGGCAGCACGGCAGTGCGGCCGGCCACTCCATCAGACAGCCGGTTCAGCCGGCGGTGGTGGCAGCGGACGGTGTGGCAGTGGCAGGGGACATCGGCTATCGGGGGCCCACAGCGTGCGCGGCGGCCGGGATCACCTACCGACAGCTCGACTACTGGGCGCGCACGGGGCTGGTGGAACCGAGCGTCCGTCCGGCGTACGGCTCGGGGACGCAGCGCCTCTACAGTTTCAGGGACGTCGTACTCCTCAAGATCGTCAAGCGGTTCCTGGACACCGGTGTGGCGCTCCAGAACATCCGCACGACCGTCCAGCATCTGCGGGCCCGCGGGTTCACGGACCTCGAGCGCATGACCCTCATGAGCGACGGCGCGACGGTCTACGAGTGCTCCTCGCCGGACGAGGTCGTCAGCCTCCTCCAGGGGGGACAGGGGGTCTTCGGTATCGCCGTCGGTGTCGTGTGGCGTGACGTGGACGTGGCGCTCTCGCAGCTTCACGGTGAGCGCATCGACACCGGCGAGACGCTGGTCGGCAACAACCCGGCCGATGAACTGGCCCGGCGGCGCAACCGCGCGGGCTGACAAGGCACCTCCCCCGACCGCCCCGCACGTGCCGTGCGGGGCGGTTGTCAGTGGCGTAGGGCAGCATCGGTTCCTGTGAGACCCGTGCCCACCATCCTGCATCTGGACATGGATGCCTTCTACGCCTCTGCGGAGCAGGCGGCGAAGCCCAGCCTGCGCGGCAAGCCGGTGGTGGTGGGCGGCCTCGGCATGCGCGGCGTCGTCGCCACCGCGTCCTACGAGGCCCGGCGCCTGGGAGTGCACTCCGCGATGCCGACGGCGCAGGCCAGACGGCTGGCCCCCAACGCGGCGTACCTCGTCCCGCGCTTCTCGCTGTACAGGACCGTCAGTGACCAGGTGATGGAACTGCTCGGCCGGCTCTCACCGCTCGTCGAGCCGCTCAGCCTCGACGAGGCCTTCGTCGACCTGGAGGCCGGTGGCGTCGCCGACGACTCCGCCTCGGCCCGGGCCCTCGGCGTACAGCTGCGCACGGTCATCAGGGCGGTCACCGGACTCAGCGGATCCGTCGGCCTGGCCGGGTCC from Streptomyces sp. NBC_01341 includes these protein-coding regions:
- the ftsR gene encoding transcriptional regulator FtsR; the encoded protein is MLRTPTGGAGHGTAAAVERAMSIGTVLLQLRDEFPEVTISKIRFLEAEGLVEPERTPSGYRKFSSADVERLAQVLRMQRDHYLPLKVIREHLDALERGEQATLPSGAGPGEPGDPPWDQDAGRATASRVGRPELLAAAEISEEQLVEWEAYGLVVPAAGGSYDAEAVTVARLVADLGRFGLEPRHLRAVKAAAEREAGLVEQVVAPLRRHRNPQTRAHAEATARELADLSVRLHAALVQTALKAGFR
- a CDS encoding DUF881 domain-containing protein encodes the protein MSQPPPDRSSATPPPRPDASMSLLTTVMEHSLDEGYAEASARRSADGSAGMPRTLKAKLGLGAGLVLAALVVTLGAAEARVAAPVLAKEREELIDRVNAETSKADALEKDVEALREDVGERQRKALEQHGGDQGGLVALLSGATPVEGPGVKLVIDDAEDTDQGGGGPRESTGFADTGRVRDRDMQRVVNGLWQSGAEAVAINGQRLTALSAIRAAGDAILVDNRPLVPPYTVLAVGDGKKLVSTFRDSADGLYLQALHESFDIRTSISAQEMVRLPAAPSLIVRTAEPQAADTGSGAADSGKGTS
- a CDS encoding FHA domain-containing protein; this translates as MKLFAKLFGKSAREDSGSAARHRAPRQGQGAEEQGTERPLFRDEMPGSPGGSGASSGGTAGAGRIGFGGPSAGGGLVCPRCGHGNAEAGRFCSNCGAPLRGGIPERASETTSTISISGIEAYEAEATGQTVLPSLSPEAQAAVDALPAGSALLVVRRGPNSGSRFLLDGDLTTAGRHPQGDIFLDDVTVSRRHVEFHRNPDGSFTVGDVGSLNGTYVNRERIDSVALSNGDEVQIGKYRLVFYASQRGV
- a CDS encoding DUF881 domain-containing protein → MSSEQHPSSEEPPGALPPEAPEPSPSAPSAPAEGVSGRQRLRAGLWPPRVSRAQLIVALLLFVLGLGLAIQVRSNSDNSALRGARQEDLVRILDELDNRTQRLEDEKQRLDDQRTELENSSDQAEEARKQTLEKERQLGILAGTVAAHGPGITLTISDPSGAVEPDMLLDTIQELRAAGAEAIEINGVRVVANTYFSGDGGDLKVDGRKIEAPYEFKVIGKPQDLEPALNIPGGVVQTLEKEQATAEVARAEDIVVDALRPAKQPDYARSSSR
- a CDS encoding small basic family protein, translating into MIAVLGLVVGVVVGLLVRPEVPAVVEPYLPIAVVAALDAVFGGLRAMLDGIFVDKVFVVSFLSNVVVAALIVFLGDKLGVGAQLSTGVVVVLGIRIFSNAAAIRRHVFRA
- a CDS encoding MerR family transcriptional regulator, which produces MRSSGDGTAEGGPYRQHGSAAGHSIRQPVQPAVVAADGVAVAGDIGYRGPTACAAAGITYRQLDYWARTGLVEPSVRPAYGSGTQRLYSFRDVVLLKIVKRFLDTGVALQNIRTTVQHLRARGFTDLERMTLMSDGATVYECSSPDEVVSLLQGGQGVFGIAVGVVWRDVDVALSQLHGERIDTGETLVGNNPADELARRRNRAG
- a CDS encoding bifunctional nuclease family protein, whose product is MNELDVVGVRVEMPSNQPIVLLREVGGDRYLPIWIGPGEATAIAFAQQGMAPARPLTHDLFKDVLEAVGQELTEVRITDLREGVFYAELVFASGVEVSARPSDAIALALRTGTPIYGSDGVLDDAGIAIPDEQEDEVEKFREFLDQISPEDFGTNSQ